The proteins below are encoded in one region of Caldilineales bacterium:
- a CDS encoding adenine-specific methyltransferase EcoRI family protein, with translation MERKSLNQGLGAAKVAKQDEFYTQYVDIQKEIEAYLEFDPDTFRGKVVYCNCDDPFESNFFKYFAANFNKLGLKRLITTSYDGSPIAGQLTLFPEYDEGNGKRQKPKALAVILDDVKDEDGDGAANVTDVELFLKRNKAARIALKGNDKHPGGDFRSLECVALLKEADIVVTNPPFSLFRDYVAQLVEYEKRFLIIGNVQAITYKEIFPLIKADKIWMGVTIHSGDREFRVPDHYPLNAAGWRVDENGAKYIRVKGVRWWTNLDHGRRHEELPLMTMADNLRFSKHKEIKGTAAYDRYDNYDAIEVPFTDAIPSDYEGAMGVPITFLDRYNPDQFEILGITKTWYGGASKTYPLQTQIDKDGKESLVSKLNDGPAMKVSEQPTGQTYYRVGTDNFIQLYARILIRHRSKPTMEKTA, from the coding sequence ATGGAAAGAAAATCGCTGAACCAAGGCCTAGGCGCCGCGAAGGTGGCCAAGCAGGACGAGTTCTATACCCAGTACGTAGATATTCAGAAGGAGATCGAGGCCTATCTGGAGTTCGACCCCGATACCTTCCGCGGCAAGGTTGTGTACTGCAACTGCGACGACCCCTTCGAGAGCAACTTCTTCAAGTACTTCGCCGCCAACTTCAACAAGCTCGGCCTCAAAAGGCTCATCACCACCAGCTACGACGGCTCGCCCATCGCTGGCCAGCTCACCTTATTCCCGGAATATGACGAGGGCAATGGCAAGCGCCAGAAGCCCAAGGCGCTCGCCGTCATCCTCGACGATGTGAAAGACGAGGACGGCGACGGCGCTGCGAACGTGACCGACGTCGAGCTTTTCCTCAAGCGAAACAAGGCCGCCCGGATAGCCTTGAAAGGAAACGACAAGCACCCCGGCGGCGACTTCCGCAGCCTTGAGTGCGTGGCGCTCCTGAAAGAAGCGGACATCGTCGTTACCAACCCGCCCTTCTCTCTCTTTCGCGACTACGTCGCCCAGCTCGTAGAGTATGAGAAGCGGTTTCTGATCATTGGTAACGTACAAGCCATCACCTACAAGGAGATCTTCCCGCTCATCAAGGCGGACAAGATATGGATGGGTGTCACGATCCACAGCGGCGACCGCGAGTTCCGCGTTCCCGACCACTACCCGCTCAACGCGGCCGGCTGGCGGGTTGACGAGAACGGCGCTAAGTACATCCGCGTCAAGGGCGTTCGCTGGTGGACAAACCTGGATCATGGCCGCCGCCACGAGGAGCTACCGCTCATGACCATGGCGGACAACCTGCGGTTCAGCAAACACAAGGAGATCAAGGGCACGGCGGCCTATGACCGGTACGACAACTACGATGCCATCGAAGTGCCGTTTACCGACGCGATCCCGAGCGACTACGAAGGCGCCATGGGCGTCCCGATCACTTTTCTTGACAGGTACAACCCCGACCAGTTCGAGATACTCGGGATTACAAAGACATGGTATGGCGGCGCTTCCAAAACCTATCCCTTGCAGACGCAGATCGACAAAGACGGAAAGGAGTCGCTAGTGTCGAAGCTCAATGATGGCCCGGCGATGAAAGTGAGCGAGCAGCCGACCGGCCAGACCTACTACAGGGTAGGCACTGATAACTTCATCCAGTTATATGCGAGGATCCTCATCCGCCACCGCAGTAAGCCCACAATGGAAAAGACAGCATGA
- a CDS encoding DUF262 domain-containing protein, with protein MKTTLRTDITVAEICDGFVYNQLEGKGLFGLGGKLTIQPEYQRNYIYADGGGKKEQAVIHSLLKGYPLGLIYFNKVGQDRFEVLDGQQRITSIGRFVTNKFAIMDNGNPKNFDSLPVDQQARIRDSRLLIYECEGTESEIKQWFETINIAGVPLNAQELLNAIYSGPFVTLAKAEFSNSQNANIQKWSAYVKGSANRQEFLERALDWVSKGDIGGYMSAHRHDNNINELKTYFNSVIDWVSTVFIDVLPEMKGLEWGRLYEEYHGQSYDPKKMSGEVKRLTADSYVTSRKGIFEYLLGGSADKKLLAVRVFDDKVKQVAYAQQTQVAQAKGESNCPLCAIGHGANQSRIYKFEEMDADHVSAWSKGGESSAKNCQMLCITHNRAKGNR; from the coding sequence ATGAAGACCACGCTGAGAACCGACATCACCGTTGCCGAAATCTGCGATGGATTTGTGTACAATCAGTTAGAGGGTAAGGGCCTGTTCGGGCTGGGTGGAAAGCTCACCATCCAGCCGGAGTACCAACGCAACTATATCTATGCGGATGGCGGCGGCAAAAAGGAGCAGGCGGTCATCCACTCGCTGCTCAAGGGGTATCCGCTGGGGCTGATCTATTTCAATAAGGTCGGTCAGGACAGGTTCGAGGTTCTAGACGGCCAGCAACGGATCACCAGCATCGGACGGTTCGTCACGAACAAGTTCGCGATCATGGATAACGGCAATCCCAAGAACTTCGACAGCCTGCCCGTCGACCAACAGGCCAGGATTCGGGACTCGAGATTGCTGATCTACGAGTGCGAGGGCACGGAGAGTGAGATCAAGCAGTGGTTTGAGACGATCAACATTGCAGGCGTGCCGCTCAATGCCCAAGAGTTGCTGAACGCCATCTACTCCGGGCCGTTTGTGACGCTTGCCAAGGCCGAGTTCAGCAACAGCCAGAACGCGAATATCCAGAAGTGGAGCGCGTACGTCAAAGGCAGCGCCAACCGGCAGGAGTTCCTGGAGCGGGCGCTGGACTGGGTGAGCAAAGGCGATATCGGCGGCTATATGAGCGCCCACCGCCACGACAACAACATCAATGAGCTGAAGACCTACTTCAACAGCGTGATCGACTGGGTTTCAACGGTGTTTATCGACGTTCTCCCGGAAATGAAGGGTTTGGAGTGGGGCAGACTGTACGAGGAGTATCACGGCCAATCCTACGATCCGAAGAAGATGTCGGGCGAAGTGAAAAGGCTCACCGCCGATTCGTATGTGACGAGTCGCAAAGGCATCTTTGAGTATCTCTTGGGCGGTTCGGCAGACAAGAAGTTGTTGGCGGTTCGGGTGTTCGATGACAAGGTAAAGCAAGTTGCATACGCTCAGCAGACACAAGTAGCCCAGGCCAAGGGCGAGTCCAACTGCCCGCTTTGCGCGATTGGGCACGGCGCGAACCAGAGCAGGATTTATAAGTTCGAGGAAATGGACGCCGACCACGTTTCCGCATGGAGCAAGGGCGGCGAGAGTTCGGCGAAGAACTGCCAAATGCTCTGCATCACCCACAATCGGGCCAAAGGTAATCGATAA